A segment of the Natrinema sp. SYSU A 869 genome:
GTCTCGACGACATCCCCCGCTCGAAAATCGGAGAAGCTTCCTCGTCGGTCACTGTTCGTTTTCCACGCTCGGATGTGACTCGCTAGGAGCGTGTTCGCGCCAGGCCTCCTTGTCCTCGTCACCGAACTGCTCGTTGTACAAGGCAGTCACCCGCTTGTAGCCACTGTATCCTTCAAGTCGATCGACATCGTCGGTTACCGCCCAGTACGTCGCTTCCAGTACAGTACCTAGAAGAACGTTATCGAGGACTATTACAGACATCTGTTACAGAATTTCAGTATAAAAGATGTCTCATTCTTCCCACGCTGAAGAACGAGGCTTCTTCTGGAGAGAGTGAGTTTGTCAAGCGGTATAAGAGAATACTTCGGGGCTTGACCCCAAGACGATTCACCCTGCAAAATTTCCTTCTTGCATAGATCGCAACGCGAAGGTGAACCCCCACACCCCGTGTGCGAGATGAAATCAACGAGAAGGTGAGAGGGTGGATTGTCGATCTGAGGAGTCTCACACCGAAAATGTCTATTACTCCGGAAGAGAGGCACTGTACTGGAAGAATAAGTGAAGGTCTATTTCAATAGGAAGATTTATAATGACTCTCCAAAAACCAAAACCGTACTGGAGCTAGAAGACGCTGAAATGAGATAGACATTTTAGCAGATCTTAGTAGAGTTACCCCCATTTCGATTCTCTATCTAACTGCTGTTTCCGTTCAAAACGCCGTCGTTGGTATCTCTCTAACAGTTATCTATATAATTCCTCTCAAGAAGGTTATCTGTGCCTTTCGCAAATTCATCTCGCACACGGGGTGTGGGGGTCAAACGATCCAAAACAAACTACATTCAAGCCGTCAACGCAATAGGATTGACCCGACGGCCAACAATAGTGGGAGACCTACGCCTTTGGACGTGAAAGATGGCAGCCTTTCGGACACGATATTTCATTTCGCACACGGGGTGAGGCTCTACTCACTATCTCCAACTGAATCTTCTACTGGTCATCTGCTCTATTTCATATCGCACACGGGTGCCTCTTCCGTTTGATTTCGCCCGCGGTTAGATGTCTTTGAAATGACTCCACCTATACTGTGCCTATATCTGGTGAATTCGGAGTGTTTAACATCGCACACGGTACCCCACATCTATTTATGGAATGGACTGTATCCCGATAATATGGCTGACGGCGACGAACAACAGTCTCTCTCACAATCCATTAAAGGCCGTCTTCAAGAGGGGGTCCAGAATTCTGTTTTCAAAGACAAAGGACTCCTCGACCCAGATGCCGTCATTGACGAAGACAGAATCGTTGGTCGCGATCAGCAACTGGACGATATTATCACATACCTCCGGCCTGCCCTCCAAGGCAATCGCCCTCCGAATATGCTTCTCTACGGCCCATCTGGGACCGGAAAATCACTTATCATCAATGCTGTCTGTCAGCAAGTTCTAGAGCTGGCAAACGCTCAAGGAGATCGATTCGGCGTAATCAGAGTCAACTGCCAGACGATCAAATCCCACGACCGTGCTGTCTATCGACTCGTCGAAAGTGCAGCGATCGAGGTCGGCGTCGATCCTGGGGTTCCTGAGAGTGGTGTCTCAACTGACCAGAAACTGAATCGATTTTACGAAATTTTGAGCGAGTATTTCGACTCTGTCATTATCATTCTCGACGAGGTGGATCTCCTTGTCGGCCGGCAACGCGAACCAAATGATGAGCCAGCATATTCGAAGTTACTCTATCAACTCTCTCGTGCATCTCAGCTAGGCCGAATCGAAGGACACATTTCAGTCGCTGCTCTCACAAATGATCCACGGTTCATGGAGAACCTCGATGGACGAGCAGAGAGTTCATTCAATCCGCAGGATGTCGTATTCCCGGACTATGATGCGAATCAACTTCAGTCGATTCTGGGACGTCGTCGCGATGCTTACCAGGAGAATGTCCTCGAGGACGGTATCATTCCTCTCAGTTCGGCGTACGCTGCGCAGGACCACGGTGACGCACGGAAAGCGATTGACCTTTTCCGGAAAGCGGGCGAGATTGCGGATCGGCAAGGAGAAGATATGGTGCGCGAAGAGCACGTCCGTGGTGCTCAGAAAGAGGCCGAGCGCGACCGTACCTTAACACAGATGCAAGGGCTTTCGACACAGAAGAAACTCTCACTCTATGCGACTGCCGTTGTCCCTATCCACTCTCACCGAAACCTGAACGCTGTTCCGAGCACTGTTGCGTACCGAGTTTATCAGTATATCACTGATATCCTGGATACTGACGAAAAATCGCGCGATTCCTATCTTCGATACATGAGCGAAGCGGAGACCTATAATTTTGTCACGTCAGATAAACGAGGACGGGGCTACGGTAGCGGAGTTCATAAGGAATACACGTTCGTTGATGATCCCGAAGTAGTTGCTGAAACACTACAGTCAGATATCCGACTCGAGGAAGTGGAGCACGACGAGGACTTAGTCAAGTCCGTTGTTAACGCTCAGATCGAGGATTTCTTCGAAGGAGAATAGCAGACAGGAAGTTTGACACCGTTCCGATTTCATATCGCACACAGGATGTGGCCCACTCATGTCAATAGATTATTTAATGGTTATATGACATCAGTACATGATATTTCATCTCTTAAACGGTTCCCCTCCCCTTCCAACTAATTAGCTTCTATCACCTAATATGTCGTGAAATATACTCTATTCTCGGAAGGATTTTGTGACAGGAGTATTCTCTCTCCGATTTCACTTTGCACACGGGGTGATTCTTGGTTTAATTCATATCGCACACGGGGCCTGCTTCTTCAAAACCTGAGAATACACTTTGTACACGGGGTGCTATTCCTTGAGATAGATTACTCATCTGGATTGACTGGACCTTTGTACTTTGACTTGATTTTCTCGCCCTCTCTCCACTGCCAGTAGTAGTAGCGGTTGTCGTTGATTTCTTTGATTGTGGTCGTGGCCTTCGACGGGACGTCGTCCGGGAGGTCGTCGGGCCGTTCCTCGACCTTGTCTTCGCCCGACTCTTCCTCAAGACGGGCCTCACGCTCCTTGTGTTCAGCCAGTTCCTCGGCGTAGTTGGCAGCGTCCCGCAGGCGTTCCGGTGCGAAATCGTTGAGCGTGTTGACTACCTCCGTCGGGAGGTTCGCCGGTGGGTTCGGTGGTTCATAGGACATCGGCTGCTCTTGTGTTAACCAACAGGAGACGCCAATCCATAATTTTGTTGGTTAAGATGATGGCGTCGGTTCCCGTATCCGCTGGCTGTAACACTACTTGAAAATATTCGCCACTGTCGAATGTAGCGACACAATCTGCGGGATCGCGACGAAGCTCGACCACAGCGAGAGCTACCTCTCCCATGCCGTCGCGAACCTCGTCGAGAAGGGCCTCGTCTACACGAAACGTGACGGTCGCCGAAGCCGGTCGTTCCCTCAGATGCGTGGACGGTCGAAGTCTACTAGGACCTCCTCGAGCTGTTAACCGACAAGGCTCTCGAGGAGACTCTACTACCTCAACTAACCACGAATCGTCTCCGAAATCGGTGAGCGGGGTGACAACTCCTGTAACACCATCAACCCTCAAGCGACTCCGCGACCATGGTCTCGTCGGCACAGACGACGAACGCTACGACTTCAACGGTGACTTCGACCGACTACACGAGTTCGCACACGAACTGGCGTACTTTCCACCGACAGCGCCTAAAAGAGATCGCCCCGAACGGGACGATTCTCTAGGAGGACCACGACGAATTTCTCACCTGGACAGAGACGGAGATCGAGGCGGAGTACTTCCACGAAACTGGCATCGTTCGGTTCGCGGCGTTCGATCTCCAGTTTCTGCTAATCCGCCACCGCTACTACCTCTACTCCGAGGACGTGGAGGAACTTTCGCCGGCGGAACTCTGTTGTCTCACGTTACTGATCAACGACAATACCCGCCACTGCTCGTACTGTCTCCTATTGCTCAACCACGTCAAGGTCGACGAGAACGACCTTCAAGAGCAAGCGACGAACTACGGACTCGAAGACGAAATCGACACCCTGCTCCAGCACCTCGAAACACAAGGAGAGATCGAC
Coding sequences within it:
- a CDS encoding orc1/cdc6 family replication initiation protein; this translates as MADGDEQQSLSQSIKGRLQEGVQNSVFKDKGLLDPDAVIDEDRIVGRDQQLDDIITYLRPALQGNRPPNMLLYGPSGTGKSLIINAVCQQVLELANAQGDRFGVIRVNCQTIKSHDRAVYRLVESAAIEVGVDPGVPESGVSTDQKLNRFYEILSEYFDSVIIILDEVDLLVGRQREPNDEPAYSKLLYQLSRASQLGRIEGHISVAALTNDPRFMENLDGRAESSFNPQDVVFPDYDANQLQSILGRRRDAYQENVLEDGIIPLSSAYAAQDHGDARKAIDLFRKAGEIADRQGEDMVREEHVRGAQKEAERDRTLTQMQGLSTQKKLSLYATAVVPIHSHRNLNAVPSTVAYRVYQYITDILDTDEKSRDSYLRYMSEAETYNFVTSDKRGRGYGSGVHKEYTFVDDPEVVAETLQSDIRLEEVEHDEDLVKSVVNAQIEDFFEGE